A section of the Deltaproteobacteria bacterium genome encodes:
- a CDS encoding glutathione S-transferase family protein: protein MLKLYDYPDCPFCQKVRVMLAEKDLEYEKIFVDLRKQEQKSPDFLRLNPYGKVPVLVDEDEVIYDSTIINEYLEDEYPLPRLMPEDSQGRARVRLLEDYCDNSFIPPTTALLAQLRKPDAERDQQRVEQARDELRRSLYFLGDALGGHEYLVGKEFTLADMAFAPRIMVLGRLGVELEPALAPVQSWIDRIRARSSVRSLGL, encoded by the coding sequence ATGCTGAAGCTGTATGATTATCCGGACTGTCCGTTCTGCCAGAAGGTGCGTGTCATGCTGGCGGAGAAGGACCTCGAGTACGAGAAGATATTCGTCGACTTGCGCAAGCAGGAGCAGAAGTCACCCGACTTCTTGCGCCTGAATCCGTACGGCAAGGTCCCGGTCCTGGTCGACGAGGACGAGGTCATCTACGACTCGACGATCATCAACGAGTACCTGGAGGACGAGTACCCCCTCCCCCGGCTGATGCCGGAGGACTCGCAGGGGCGGGCCAGGGTACGTCTCCTCGAGGATTACTGCGACAACTCCTTCATCCCCCCGACCACCGCGCTGCTTGCCCAGCTCCGCAAGCCCGACGCGGAGCGGGACCAGCAACGCGTCGAGCAGGCACGCGACGAGCTGCGCCGGAGCCTCTACTTCCTGGGCGATGCTCTCGGCGGGCACGAGTACCTGGTCGGCAAGGAGTTCACGCTCGCCGACATGGCGTTTGCCCCGCGCATCATGGTGCTCGGGCGTCTCGGCGTGGAGCTCGAGCCGGCGCTCGCCCCCGTGCAGAGCTGGATCGACCGCATCCGGGCGCGGTCGAGCGTGCGCAGCCTCGGGCTCTGA
- the lipB gene encoding lipoyl(octanoyl) transferase LipB, translating into MSDPAMRLEVGLPGRVEYGRALAWQEALVARRLAGGPDALLLLEHPPVYTLGRGADPRFLGTAAGDVPVFRAHRGGQVTYHGPGQLVGYPIIGLRAFRPDVRWYLEMLESVLIGTLADLGIAAGQRAGLRGVWVGERKIASIGIALRRWVAWHGFALNVALDVSGFAPITPCGITGVEMTSVAREGGPGEVGAVVPVVLGRFVATFGYRGWAALETDALGGEARP; encoded by the coding sequence ATGTCTGATCCGGCCATGCGGCTCGAGGTGGGCCTCCCCGGACGGGTCGAGTACGGGCGCGCGCTCGCCTGGCAGGAGGCGCTGGTCGCACGGCGGCTCGCCGGCGGGCCCGACGCGCTCCTCCTCCTCGAGCATCCCCCCGTCTACACCCTGGGCCGCGGCGCCGACCCGCGCTTTCTCGGCACGGCGGCGGGCGACGTGCCGGTCTTCCGGGCCCACCGCGGTGGCCAGGTCACCTACCACGGGCCCGGGCAGCTGGTTGGCTACCCGATCATCGGGCTCCGCGCCTTCCGGCCCGACGTGCGCTGGTATCTCGAGATGCTCGAGAGCGTCCTCATCGGCACGCTCGCCGATCTCGGCATCGCCGCGGGGCAGCGCGCGGGGCTCCGCGGCGTGTGGGTCGGCGAGCGCAAGATCGCCTCGATCGGCATCGCGCTCCGCCGCTGGGTGGCCTGGCACGGCTTTGCGCTGAACGTCGCCCTCGACGTGAGCGGCTTCGCTCCGATCACGCCCTGTGGCATCACCGGTGTGGAGATGACGTCCGTCGCGCGCGAGGGAGGGCCCGGCGAGGTGGGTGCCGTCGTGCCGGTCGTCCTCGGGCGATTCGTCGCCACCTTCGGCTATCGGGGGTGGGCGGCGCTCGAGACCGATGCGCTCGGCGGGGAGGCGCGCCCGTGA
- a CDS encoding 4Fe-4S dicluster domain-containing protein, with product MSVTAGAGSPEASAPAALAAEAKRVYDICSGCRRCYNLCPSFNYLLDTADEQHDGDGAALTPAEDRRVVDLCFGCHLCYPHCPYTPPHRWAVDFPRLMLGARIARAKGEGIRLRDRLLGNPELLGRLGSAVPRLANWANRNRLLRWGMEKALGIDRRRRLPRYARRFSRWFRRQAPPADLGRSGKVALFYTTPVEFNVPETGAAAVRVLWRSGVEVVCPPQVCCGMPALDGGDLAGATRRARRNLTTLGPLVEEGYDIVVPGPSCSRMLKQDYPRLVPGAVTARVAGRVFDLAEYLMRLASEGRLARDFRGGLGRVAYQAPCHLRVQEIGFKSRDALRLVPGTSVELIERCTGMDGTWGFKREFYDESCKVARPLLRDIERAEPDLLVSDCPLAALQMEQARGQRVYHPVEALLAAYEGRTLPR from the coding sequence ATGAGCGTGACGGCGGGCGCGGGGTCGCCGGAGGCTTCCGCTCCGGCGGCCCTGGCCGCCGAGGCGAAGCGGGTCTACGACATCTGCTCCGGCTGCCGGCGCTGCTACAACCTCTGCCCCTCGTTCAACTACCTGCTCGACACGGCGGACGAGCAGCACGACGGGGACGGCGCGGCGCTCACGCCGGCCGAGGACCGGCGCGTCGTCGACCTGTGCTTCGGCTGCCACCTCTGCTACCCGCACTGCCCCTACACACCGCCTCACCGCTGGGCGGTCGACTTCCCGCGCCTGATGCTCGGGGCGCGCATCGCGCGCGCGAAAGGCGAGGGCATCCGGCTCCGCGACCGCCTCCTCGGCAACCCCGAGCTGCTCGGGCGGCTCGGCTCCGCCGTCCCGCGGCTCGCCAACTGGGCGAACCGTAACCGGCTCCTGCGCTGGGGCATGGAGAAGGCGCTCGGCATCGATCGCCGCCGCAGGCTGCCCCGCTATGCGCGGCGCTTCAGCCGTTGGTTCCGCCGCCAGGCGCCGCCGGCGGACCTCGGCCGGAGCGGCAAGGTCGCGCTCTTCTACACCACGCCGGTCGAGTTCAACGTCCCCGAAACCGGCGCGGCAGCGGTGCGTGTTCTCTGGCGAAGCGGTGTCGAGGTCGTCTGCCCGCCGCAGGTCTGCTGCGGCATGCCGGCGTTGGACGGCGGCGACCTCGCCGGTGCGACGCGCCGCGCCCGCCGGAACCTGACCACGCTCGGCCCGCTCGTCGAGGAGGGCTACGACATCGTCGTGCCGGGGCCGAGCTGCAGCCGTATGCTCAAGCAGGATTACCCGCGCCTGGTGCCCGGCGCGGTGACGGCGCGCGTGGCGGGCCGCGTCTTCGACCTGGCCGAGTACCTGATGCGGCTCGCGTCCGAGGGCAGGCTCGCGCGCGACTTCCGGGGCGGCCTCGGCAGGGTCGCCTACCAGGCCCCCTGCCATCTCCGCGTGCAGGAGATCGGCTTCAAGTCGCGTGATGCCCTGCGGCTCGTGCCGGGGACGAGCGTCGAGCTGATCGAGCGTTGCACGGGCATGGACGGGACCTGGGGCTTCAAGCGCGAGTTCTACGACGAGTCGTGCAAGGTGGCCCGACCGCTTCTCCGCGACATCGAGCGGGCGGAGCCCGACCTGCTGGTCTCCGACTGCCCGCTGGCGGCCCTCCAGATGGAGCAGGCGCGTGGGCAGCGCGTGTATCATCCCGTGGAAGCGCTGCTTGCCGCCTACGAGGGGCGGACCCTCCCGCGCTGA
- a CDS encoding rubrerythrin: MAKALKGSKTHDNLKTAFAGESQANRRYLYFARRADIEGYPDVGGLFRDTSEAETGHAFGHLDFLKEVGDPVTDAPIGSTDQNLKSAIEGETYEFTEMYPGFAKTARGEGFAEIAEWFETLAKAEKSHAGRFTKGLQTLGQ; this comes from the coding sequence ATGGCAAAGGCACTCAAGGGCAGCAAAACACACGACAACCTGAAGACGGCGTTCGCCGGGGAGTCGCAGGCGAACCGCCGCTACCTCTACTTCGCGCGCCGCGCGGACATCGAGGGCTATCCGGACGTGGGCGGGCTCTTCCGCGACACCTCGGAGGCCGAGACCGGCCACGCCTTCGGGCACCTCGACTTCCTGAAGGAGGTCGGCGACCCGGTGACGGACGCGCCAATCGGCTCGACCGACCAGAACCTGAAGTCGGCGATCGAGGGCGAGACCTACGAGTTCACCGAGATGTACCCGGGTTTCGCGAAGACCGCGCGCGGCGAGGGCTTCGCGGAGATCGCGGAGTGGTTCGAGACGCTCGCCAAGGCCGAGAAGTCGCACGCCGGCCGCTTCACCAAGGGTCTCCAGACCCTGGGCCAGTGA
- the lipA gene encoding lipoyl synthase — MAVARRHPPWLKVRAPGGPGFAETMATVRELGLHTVCQEARCPNIGECWGHRTATFMLLGDTCTRNCGFCAVTHGRPRAVDPGEPLRVASAVARLGLRHVVVTSVNRDDLPDGGAAHFAATARAIERLVPACGVEVLVPDFQGNLASVAEVGASPIDVFNHNLETVPRLYRRVRAGARYERSLAVLEAARRTGDRLLTKTGLMLGLGETREELVSVFADLRRIGCDILTLGQYLRPSAEHLPIERYVPPEEFAVLRAEALALGFRHVEAGPLVRSSYHAWSHVPPAKNL; from the coding sequence ATGGCGGTCGCGCGGCGGCATCCGCCCTGGCTCAAGGTTCGCGCGCCGGGCGGTCCGGGGTTCGCCGAGACGATGGCGACGGTGCGGGAGCTGGGCCTTCACACCGTCTGCCAGGAAGCGCGGTGCCCCAACATCGGCGAGTGCTGGGGGCACAGAACCGCCACCTTCATGCTGCTCGGCGACACCTGCACGCGCAACTGCGGCTTCTGTGCCGTGACCCACGGCCGTCCGCGCGCCGTCGACCCCGGCGAGCCGCTCCGCGTGGCCTCGGCGGTAGCGCGGCTGGGCCTCCGCCACGTGGTGGTGACGTCGGTCAACCGGGACGACCTCCCCGACGGCGGAGCGGCGCACTTCGCCGCCACGGCGCGCGCCATCGAGCGGCTCGTGCCCGCGTGTGGGGTCGAGGTCCTGGTGCCGGACTTCCAGGGAAACCTGGCGTCGGTCGCCGAGGTCGGGGCCTCGCCCATCGACGTCTTCAATCACAACCTGGAAACCGTCCCCCGGCTCTACCGCCGGGTGCGGGCGGGCGCCCGCTACGAGCGCTCCCTCGCCGTGCTCGAGGCCGCCCGTCGCACGGGGGACCGGCTCCTCACGAAGACCGGGCTGATGCTCGGCCTCGGTGAGACACGCGAGGAACTCGTTAGCGTTTTCGCTGACTTACGCCGTATCGGCTGCGACATCCTGACCCTTGGTCAGTACCTGCGACCCTCCGCCGAGCACCTGCCCATAGAGCGCTACGTCCCCCCGGAGGAGTTCGCCGTGCTGCGCGCCGAGGCCCTGGCGCTCGGCTTCCGCCACGTGGAGGCCGGCCCCCTCGTGCGTAGCTCGTACCATGCCTGGTCGCACGTCCCCCCTGCAAAAAACTTGTAA